TCCAACACCACAAGCAATATGTGGACATGTGGGCAGACCGCCATGCCCGTGTAGTCTGTGAATCCCCAGTTGATGGTCCTATGGATTATTCAGATCCATATATGATTTGGTACAGGCGGATTACCCGTCTACTAATTGGCAACCCTGCAAATCGTACAGACAGTGGATACCAAGGAGTTGGGGGCGTTATTGAGCTCATGGTAAGATAATATACTAGGAGTTTTTGGTTCTGAAaatcattatttcattgatTATTTAAATAGTTTGTTTTCAAAATGTGAACTTAGAGATTGGTCATTTGCACAGGCTCAGAGTTTACAACGGATCTATTATCGCTGTAGTGATGCAATAGATCAGGGGGGTGAAGTTTCCAGATCTGACATCCTGAGGGAAATCCAGGATTTATGTAAACATGCTCTAACTGGAGCTCATGAAGATCGACGCCTTACTCTGCGACCAGATCTAGCTCAACCAGCTCCAATAGCCGCTACCATTGTTGGTCCATCACAGGTTAAGCGGCGTAGACCCCGGAGAGGAGGAAAAATGGGATTATCAATTGGTGATCGACTAGCATTCAACTCTGCAGACATTTCCTCACCTTATGCGTCAACTCCATCTTCTTCACTGGCACCACCATACCATTCCCCAACACACTCTCATGAAGTCTTTACACCAGACGCAGAACCATATGTTGCGCTGTCTGCATCTGCAGCACCTGAAGTTGCTCATGAAGATTTTTCATCAGCTGAGCATTTAGTCACTGTGGGCATACCCGTAGAATCCAAGGTTGAACCAGACACTTCATTAGCTGAGCCTGTGGACACCATGAATGTAGCCACATCCGACGTTTCAAGACATGATTCTTCATCAATACCCCCAGTCCTGAATACCACACAGCCCAACATTTTAGAATTGGATAACATGGTTGGAGCAATTGCAACAGAGCCATCGACTGAGATGTTTGTTACACTGAACTCAACAGTCGAGGATGATTTAATTATGTCCTGTTTGGAGAATTCTCAGCGCCCAAAACTGAAGAAAAGAAAGGCCAAAAGTTGACAACTACAGAGAAGAACCCCAGTTCCCATCTTTTCTTTGCTAAAGTAGTTTGAAGTTGAAGTGAAGTAGAATCCTTCATTTCTGTTTGCAGAGTGAATATGTTAGTGGCTCTCTAATTATCCATGCATATTTTTTGGTTGTTACATGTAATTATGGTTCTTTTTCTTACAGCTGAGTTTCAgctttttactttctttttttcttttattaatttcttcttcttcagaaCCGTTACATTTTCTGTGAAGTATCATTTTCTTTCTCTGATCAGCATCTACAAGAGTCGAAACTGAATTTTATTGTACTTGACTACTTGCAAAGCATTTGTGGTTATTTAATCAGGCATTTGGTAATTGTGGTCAGAAAGAAATGACAAATGCCTAAATAAAGAAATATTCATTTCTAGATAAAGCCTTATAGAACCAACGGCCTTTGGACTGTTGGTCactataaaaatttaaaattttgatggaGTGAAATATCAAAGATTCAAACCTTAACTTTTATCATTATTTCATGTGAATTCTTCAAAATCTATACGATTAGACGAATCTATTGGATCCTCTAAATTGGCCTAACTGAGCCTCCCCTCCCCTCTTAGAATGGAGGttattatttgacaaaaaaaaaaaagaataaagccttaaaacatacaaaaattccagaaaatttcaacccaaacaCATTCTCAGAATTTAATAAGTAGAAAAATAAGACAAAATCCGTTAGGCCACGTCGGAAAGGGAAAATTCTATCATCGGTCCTTATTAGTCTCCATCCCAATAAGTTTCTGGAAGAATGATGGAGCTAAAAATATCCATGCATCTCTATCCTTGCTTCCTCATCAGTCTTAATGGACTATGAATAGCTCACCTCCACATTTAATTAGTCAAACAACTTAAATTAATACACTAACAGCTGCCATGACAGCATTTCTTCAGATTTCCACTAATTTCTCTGCCTTAGACTTTCCACCCCAGGATTGTTTGAGGAAGCAGAGGCTTCTGGGATTGAAAGTATCCGAGCCCATCAACATTCGCAGTCTTTCAAGAAGAAAGATTCGATTGGTATGTAAATATTGGTTGAAAACAGGAGTTTCCGAGAGGAAATTGACATTTTTGAGAGTCAACAGGATTAAAGATGGGACTTTTATCGGAGAAGATGGGTGGAAGAAGAGCAAGAGGGTAGTGCTTGTGAGATTCAATGGCCTTGGTGGTGgcggtggaggtggaggtggcgGTGGCAGAAGAGATAATGCTAGAGTATTGGGGAACCTTGCTTTGGCAATTGGCTTGATTTATCTCTCAGTGACTGGACAgcttggttgggttttggaTGCAATTGTTTCTGTTTGGGTATGGTAACCTGTCTACCTTTATCTTCCTCTTTTTCTCCCTGTATCTGTGTTTTTAGTTAGTATTTATCTTTCGCCTGTATTTTTAGTTGCATTGCGTGACCATCTGGCAATCTATCTGGTACTGCACTTTGCATCTGCTAAAACTTTGTGTATGAAACTGTAGGTTTTTGTATGTGGGGCCTCATTCCAAGATTAATGTGCGTCCTTAATGTGTTTGTGGAAGTGGGAGCAGCAATATGTTCAATGTATCGACTTGAAATTAGTTGCAAAATTCATGGATGACCAGAAGATGTGATATATTTCAGTCTTTGCtacgttgtttttttttttctctacattttgattctttaatcAACTATGAAACGTTAATTCTTGGATTTGACATACGTGGCAGTTTTATGTACTGGTACAATTTGCTACGTCCATATATAAGTTCTAATTGTTGCGTGATGAATATGGGTGAATCGATGCCTTCCTGATACTGAAAAGTTTCTGACAATTCTGATATCAGCTTCTTGCCGTGCTGCTACCAATTGTGGGATTGGGAGCTTTTCTCTGGTGGGCTGGACGGGACATCGTCCAAGGCACTGTGAGTAACCAAACCTCCAATCTGTATTTTCTGCTACAATAGGCCGTTCGCTTGCAACAAGAAGCTTCCTGCTGAGAACATATGATATAAAGATGTACCAGTACGTCTGATATCACTTTCTGTTGTATCTGCAGTGTCCAAACTGTGGGAACGTTTTTCAAGTTTTCAAGTAAGATCAACTCTAACCCTAAGTATTGATAACATTAGTTATGAATTCCTTGTTCTTATGGTTCTTTCTTTGCCTGCTCATTGATTTCAGATCTACGCTTAATGATGATTTACAGCTATGCCCTTTCTGTAGTCAACCGTTCTCAGGTAACAACAAATTCCATCTTGGCCTGCTATTCTGCATTTTGCCCATTTTGTAAAAGCATTTTACTAAATTTGTCCAGAAATTTATTCTTCTGGAACATCGCTGTAGTTATATGGCTACAGATTGTGTTTGTGGCTTTGCCAGGCTTCTTTACATGGTAAAATACTAGTTTAATTTTTTAACTTGTGATCATTTACTTTACCTTTATTCAAATGATTAGCAAGCTTAGAATTTTTGTTAATGAACTAAAAGTTTATTGACAACAGCTTTTCCCATAGAATTCCTTCATTTTGCTTATATTTTGCTGTAATTGAAatgaatttctttttcattagTCTAATTTTTTACCATGGTTTTGCACTGAAACTCCTACACTTCTTACAATCATCTTTTATAGCTGATAGTCTTCACTATTGCGAAGAAAGCTCTTCCCCTACCTACAGTGCTCCACCTCTTCCTTTCAGTCAGCAGTATATTACCTTGCTTCAAGGGTCAACTCATGTGCTATTTATCTGTTTTAGTGGTAGGAGATAAGTTTGTAAGAGATCCGGTAAAGTTTTCCAACCAATCCACTACTTTTGAGGACGCATTCAATGATTTTTTCCCTCATGCAAAGAAAGGTTTGTGCCTCTTTACCCTTCTTTAACGCTGTCTTATGCATCAGGCATGCAAGCagtatttgtttatttgttttaagaGCAACAGCAGAACCTGTGATTCCTGCCATGGTTTATGTAAGTTTGCACTTAAGTTAGGAGACAACCTTTGCTTTGGTGCTTGTTAAATTCAATATTGAATTCTGAACTTATATCAGTCTTTACTACTGTAACAACTGTCTCATGCTTCTGGAATTGCTGGCCGCAATAATTTCCTTTAACAGATGCACTTagtttaaatttattaaatgttATGTTGAATTTTGGTCACATCTATGCCActtaatttctaaaaatataCTTGTTCTATTCTGTTTCCCCAAAACCTGATATCTATACAGAATATAATCTTCAGGGTTTAGGGAGCTGGAAAATGgggtaaagaaaaaggaatgccGAACAAAAGGGTAGAAGAAAGTAAATCATTTTCCTTATGAAACTTTCAGTCGCACTAAATCAGTATCATTCTTTTGCAATTCAAGATTCATCTGAACATAGAACCTCAGTCTTTGGTTATTTTGATGCTGGTGTTGAAATTTGCACTGTGATGAAGCATTTAGTTCCAAGTTACTAAAATTGCTGTCCTTCAAATTTAAGCACACAATATTCCCACTGTACAGGAAAGGATTCATCTGTATCAGTTGTCGATGTTGAAGCTGAAGTAAAAGATGCAGAGTAAGGCACCTTTTATCCCAGACACG
The DNA window shown above is from Coffea arabica cultivar ET-39 chromosome 5e, Coffea Arabica ET-39 HiFi, whole genome shotgun sequence and carries:
- the LOC113687943 gene encoding uncharacterized protein, coding for MTAFLQISTNFSALDFPPQDCLRKQRLLGLKVSEPINIRSLSRRKIRLVCKYWLKTGVSERKLTFLRVNRIKDGTFIGEDGWKKSKRVVLVRFNGLGGGGGGGGGGGRRDNARVLGNLALAIGLIYLSVTGQLGWVLDAIVSVWLLAVLLPIVGLGAFLWWAGRDIVQGTCPNCGNVFQVFKSTLNDDLQLCPFCSQPFSVVGDKFVRDPVKFSNQSTTFEDAFNDFFPHAKKGKDSSVSVVDVEAEVKDAE